The following proteins are co-located in the Halococcus saccharolyticus DSM 5350 genome:
- a CDS encoding helix-turn-helix domain-containing protein: MFEAELHLQQHKPCVVSQLAREFDTAIEIAIEELHDELVTFVIELDERLTGVLDRLTDSAQVHHVEGLGDGNFLVTKTSCGAYSAIERNHGILRRPNVVDANSRVYTVLFFRREDLRAMIEAFREIGTVTLGKVAPFEDGGVQLTARQHEVIEHALAAGYFEWPRDVTSDELAAELDISRATLLEHLRKAESKLLTDALDSMPNEPEQSTRSEPELPPK; this comes from the coding sequence ATGTTCGAGGCAGAACTCCATCTCCAACAACACAAACCGTGCGTCGTCTCCCAGCTCGCGAGGGAGTTCGACACGGCGATCGAGATCGCGATCGAGGAACTCCACGACGAGTTGGTGACGTTCGTCATCGAACTCGACGAGCGGCTGACGGGCGTGCTGGATCGGCTGACCGACTCCGCTCAGGTGCACCACGTCGAGGGGCTCGGCGACGGCAACTTCCTCGTCACCAAGACCTCCTGTGGCGCGTACTCGGCCATCGAGCGGAACCACGGCATCCTCCGCCGACCCAACGTCGTCGACGCCAACTCCCGAGTGTACACCGTCCTCTTCTTCCGCCGCGAGGATCTACGCGCCATGATCGAGGCGTTTCGAGAGATCGGTACCGTGACCCTCGGGAAGGTCGCGCCGTTCGAGGACGGCGGCGTCCAGCTCACCGCTCGACAGCACGAGGTCATCGAGCACGCGCTCGCCGCGGGCTACTTCGAGTGGCCACGCGACGTCACGAGCGACGAACTCGCCGCCGAACTCGATATCAGTCGCGCCACGCTCCTCGAACACCTCCGCAAGGCCGAGTCGAAACTCCTCACCGACGCCCTCGATTCGATGCCGAACGAACCGGAGCAGTCGACCCGCTCGGAGCCCGAACTGCCACCAAAATAA
- a CDS encoding acyltransferase yields MRSVYYSLRHTGRPIAFVFDKRTSVSIARDATIDIPALFLLGPSAPHVVHRTLGGSRLFVTAEGTVRTTTESAARIGPGSLLNIQGEFSIGQSHLSGQARLYCRDAITIGDGCGIGWAVEILDNNGMQDVWIDGEKRPKTGPVEIGDDVWIGHHTTVSRGVTIGDGAVVASNSAVLDDVPPKTLVAGNPAEVVREDVHWER; encoded by the coding sequence GTGAGAAGCGTCTACTATTCGCTTCGGCATACAGGCCGGCCGATCGCGTTCGTCTTCGACAAACGGACGAGCGTCTCGATCGCTCGCGATGCGACGATCGACATCCCGGCGTTGTTCCTGCTCGGACCGTCGGCGCCTCACGTGGTCCATCGGACGCTTGGTGGTTCCCGACTATTCGTCACTGCCGAGGGCACGGTTCGGACGACGACCGAGAGCGCCGCGCGCATCGGTCCCGGGTCCTTATTGAATATCCAAGGAGAGTTCTCGATCGGCCAGTCTCACCTGAGCGGCCAAGCACGACTCTACTGCCGGGACGCGATCACGATCGGCGACGGCTGTGGTATCGGCTGGGCAGTCGAGATCCTCGACAACAACGGCATGCAAGACGTCTGGATCGACGGCGAGAAGCGACCGAAGACCGGTCCGGTCGAGATCGGCGACGACGTGTGGATCGGCCACCATACGACGGTCTCACGGGGCGTGACTATCGGCGACGGCGCGGTGGTCGCAAGCAATAGTGCGGTACTCGACGACGTGCCACCGAAAACGCTCGTCGCCGGCAACCCTGCGGAAGTCGTCCGAGAAGACGTCCACTGGGAGCGTTGA
- a CDS encoding helix-turn-helix transcriptional regulator: MNPALGHIEFLSRSALRVAVLRSLLDQPHDRAELREETGASSSTLGRIIRDFIERDWIVRNGHAYEVTPMGDLVGREFTRLLDSMETVEHLHEAITWLPTEEMDLDLSGLQNASVIAATAGNPFLPVLAMAGRIGGADHVRMLASVVVPQTLAAIRDGVIEGSQSFEGVVTPSFLDALGTDTTLGGHSQEIFEADRAEIYRYEGEFPFNMAVLEDRVLIMVSDAEKMPRAMIETRNKEVLRWAESTYTSYRDQSAPLKPERPVK, translated from the coding sequence ATGAATCCAGCTCTCGGGCATATCGAGTTCCTATCTCGGTCGGCCCTTCGTGTTGCTGTGTTGCGGTCCCTCCTCGATCAGCCTCACGACCGCGCCGAACTCCGCGAGGAGACGGGAGCCTCTTCCTCAACACTCGGACGTATCATTAGGGATTTCATCGAACGGGACTGGATAGTCCGCAACGGACACGCCTATGAAGTAACGCCGATGGGCGACCTCGTCGGGCGAGAATTTACTCGCCTCCTTGATTCCATGGAGACGGTCGAACACCTCCACGAAGCGATTACCTGGCTGCCAACCGAGGAGATGGATCTCGATCTTAGTGGGTTGCAGAACGCCTCCGTCATCGCAGCGACCGCCGGAAACCCGTTCCTGCCGGTTCTCGCGATGGCGGGCCGGATAGGTGGGGCGGATCATGTTCGAATGCTCGCTTCTGTGGTCGTGCCGCAGACGCTGGCCGCCATCCGCGATGGTGTAATCGAAGGAAGTCAGTCGTTCGAGGGGGTCGTCACGCCGAGCTTCCTCGATGCCCTTGGTACTGATACCACACTAGGAGGCCATTCTCAGGAGATCTTCGAGGCGGATCGAGCGGAGATCTATCGTTACGAGGGGGAGTTCCCATTCAACATGGCAGTTCTGGAAGATAGGGTCCTCATCATGGTTTCCGATGCTGAAAAAATGCCACGTGCGATGATCGAGACGAGAAACAAGGAGGTGCTCAGGTGGGCCGAATCGACCTATACATCCTACCGCGATCAGTCCGCTCCTCTCAAACCCGAACGACCGGTCAAGTAA
- a CDS encoding IS1595 family transposase, giving the protein MFPFAALSSEMSAADLLQQVRWRNGLQCPRCRSSSVIKYGSYRAFQRYLCKDCDSMFNDKTRTIFALNEWFFAFYTFVRFNTSIGQLIAELDLSSKTLHRRVERFTNALDAPSIKLSGPVEIDELYVSAGLKGRERDEPSRSRGLSSRGRGTYEGDKPPVFTLVDRGSGKRYVVPAKSADESTVRLLLAGCEKEPLTVYTDGFRAYASLDDDERFHRESVIYADNKYVDGEAHVNTCESHGSLVRPWLSPHRGVSKDKLTHYLRAFQLRRQIYRKPGREALRHVLREVL; this is encoded by the coding sequence ATGTTTCCATTCGCCGCACTGAGTTCGGAGATGAGCGCCGCGGACCTGCTCCAGCAGGTCCGCTGGCGCAATGGCCTCCAGTGCCCGCGCTGCCGTTCGTCGTCGGTAATCAAATACGGCAGCTACAGAGCCTTTCAGCGGTATCTCTGTAAGGATTGTGACAGCATGTTCAACGACAAGACCCGCACGATCTTCGCGCTCAACGAGTGGTTCTTCGCGTTCTATACGTTCGTCCGGTTCAACACCAGTATCGGCCAACTTATCGCTGAACTCGACCTCTCGTCCAAGACGCTCCACCGGCGTGTCGAGCGCTTCACCAATGCGCTCGACGCGCCTTCGATCAAGCTGTCTGGTCCCGTCGAGATCGACGAACTGTACGTTTCTGCCGGACTGAAGGGCCGCGAGCGCGACGAGCCGTCGCGCTCGCGAGGTCTCTCCTCGCGCGGGCGTGGAACATACGAAGGTGACAAGCCGCCGGTGTTCACCCTCGTTGATCGCGGGAGTGGGAAGCGGTACGTCGTTCCGGCGAAATCGGCGGACGAATCGACGGTTCGGCTCCTTCTCGCGGGCTGCGAGAAGGAACCACTGACGGTCTACACGGATGGATTCCGAGCATACGCCTCGCTGGATGACGACGAGCGGTTTCACCGCGAGTCGGTCATCTATGCGGACAACAAGTACGTCGACGGTGAAGCTCACGTGAATACCTGCGAGAGCCACGGGTCGCTGGTGCGACCGTGGCTCTCGCCTCATCGAGGCGTTTCGAAGGACAAGCTCACGCACTATCTGAGAGCGTTTCAGCTACGAAGGCAAATCTACCGTAAACCTGGCCGAGAAGCGTTGAGACACGTCCTTCGAGAGGTGCTTTGA
- a CDS encoding glycosyltransferase family 2 protein gives MDIRKQIGGDEAASIQVKNTNEGHLRSLSTSAVLVPRTAEQEPVVSVILPTLNEEEGIGECIQRIIATLNELDITGEIIVSDSSTDQTPVVAAEMGAFVVTPDQVGYGYAYRYAFEYARGEYVVMGDADMTYDFEELPKLLELVTRGEADMVMGSRLQGTILPGSMPALHRYIGNPLLTMLLNLFYGVGVNDAHSGFRVFRREVLDTLSLKTDGMEFASEMVMAAGANDLRIAEVPITYHKRLGEATLSSFPDGWRHVKFIMTNAPGKLFSVPAFGLMLAGIFAMVASVLGPVVGVSRFGTATLLVGSLLTIAGFQIGSLAAFSSIVSQPVRPSKGLVTSWIKRDFHLESALATGGLLIAMGGMYVAYAVTEWVVNGAVQRQLIAFDVFAVTAIVIGLFTVFNSLFIELSNQSRTSGSGSIVQKEPRTEDELLENEGYVA, from the coding sequence ATGGATATCAGGAAACAAATCGGAGGTGACGAAGCTGCGTCTATTCAAGTAAAGAACACTAATGAGGGTCACCTCCGTTCTCTGTCAACTTCAGCAGTATTAGTACCACGTACCGCTGAGCAAGAGCCCGTCGTAAGTGTAATTCTCCCGACTCTTAATGAAGAGGAAGGCATCGGAGAGTGCATTCAGCGAATTATTGCTACACTGAATGAACTCGACATCACCGGCGAGATCATCGTTAGTGACAGCTCAACTGACCAGACCCCGGTTGTTGCCGCAGAAATGGGGGCGTTTGTCGTTACGCCGGATCAAGTAGGCTATGGATACGCCTATCGATATGCCTTCGAATACGCTCGGGGCGAGTACGTCGTCATGGGGGATGCAGACATGACATACGATTTTGAAGAGCTGCCGAAACTCCTCGAACTAGTAACCCGCGGTGAAGCTGATATGGTAATGGGCAGCCGATTGCAGGGTACGATACTGCCCGGTTCCATGCCTGCATTGCACAGATATATCGGGAATCCACTGCTGACGATGCTCCTGAATCTGTTTTACGGAGTGGGTGTGAACGATGCGCACAGCGGGTTTCGGGTGTTTCGCAGGGAAGTGCTCGATACGCTTTCACTCAAAACGGACGGAATGGAGTTTGCCAGCGAAATGGTAATGGCTGCGGGAGCAAACGACCTTCGGATTGCAGAAGTACCAATTACCTACCACAAACGGTTGGGCGAGGCGACCCTTAGTAGCTTTCCGGACGGCTGGAGACACGTCAAGTTCATTATGACGAACGCACCCGGAAAGCTGTTTTCCGTGCCTGCATTCGGGCTGATGCTCGCCGGGATCTTTGCTATGGTGGCATCGGTTCTCGGGCCTGTAGTCGGAGTGAGCAGGTTTGGGACAGCCACGTTACTCGTTGGCAGCCTCTTGACGATTGCTGGGTTCCAGATTGGAAGCCTCGCAGCGTTCAGCTCAATCGTTTCCCAACCAGTCAGGCCCTCAAAAGGACTTGTGACGAGCTGGATCAAACGCGACTTTCACCTCGAATCCGCTCTCGCAACTGGTGGCTTGTTGATCGCCATGGGTGGGATGTATGTCGCGTATGCTGTCACTGAGTGGGTCGTGAACGGCGCTGTACAGCGTCAGCTCATCGCCTTCGATGTATTCGCAGTCACTGCGATAGTCATCGGCTTGTTTACAGTTTTCAATTCGCTCTTCATAGAGTTATCCAATCAATCACGAACCTCCGGTTCAGGATCGATCGTCCAAAAGGAGCCTCGCACCGAGGACGAATTGCTCGAAAACGAAGGGTACGTCGCATGA
- a CDS encoding NAD-dependent epimerase/dehydratase family protein — protein sequence MKSINDHEINSKERQESWAKSNESNQDRQVSLPLSKNETNDQPHVIVTGGAGFVGSHLIDALLNDGYRVTSLDNMATGRHENLAHIESSRFESLQHDVTEPFPDFDRVDQIYHFASHASPADFESHAVEIALTNSLGTHHGLQTAQLHDATFVLASTSEVYGEPEIHPQREDYHGNVNPRGVRAPYDESKRLSESLAAAYHRQYGVDTRTVRIFNTYGPRMRRNDGRVIPNFVDQALRNEPLTIYGDGTQTRSFCYVSDLVAGIRSLAELDETIAAGTVVNLGNRNEVTIRELAETIVDVLDSQSRISYQPLPQDDPSRRRPDLTRAETMLGWSPSIDLKTGLQHTTDAFREESDLREINKVESSTILA from the coding sequence ATGAAATCCATCAACGATCACGAAATCAATTCAAAGGAAAGGCAAGAGAGTTGGGCCAAGTCAAACGAGTCGAATCAGGACCGGCAGGTCTCTCTTCCGCTATCTAAGAACGAGACCAACGACCAACCGCACGTCATCGTTACCGGTGGGGCAGGATTTGTTGGAAGCCATCTCATCGATGCGCTTCTTAACGATGGGTATCGTGTTACCTCGCTCGATAACATGGCGACCGGCCGTCATGAAAACCTCGCACATATCGAGTCGTCACGGTTCGAAAGCTTACAGCATGATGTCACGGAACCGTTCCCCGATTTCGACCGCGTAGACCAGATCTATCACTTCGCCTCTCACGCAAGTCCGGCTGACTTCGAATCACACGCGGTCGAAATCGCGCTCACAAACAGTTTGGGTACACACCACGGACTACAGACTGCACAGCTACACGATGCAACGTTCGTCCTCGCATCAACCAGTGAAGTATACGGTGAGCCAGAAATCCATCCCCAGCGAGAAGACTATCACGGAAACGTGAATCCACGAGGTGTCCGAGCCCCGTATGATGAAAGCAAGCGTCTGAGTGAATCACTAGCTGCAGCTTATCATCGTCAATACGGCGTCGACACAAGAACCGTTCGCATATTTAATACGTATGGGCCTCGCATGCGGCGAAACGATGGTCGGGTCATACCGAATTTCGTGGACCAGGCACTCCGCAATGAGCCTCTGACGATATATGGAGATGGAACTCAAACGCGGAGTTTCTGCTACGTCTCCGATCTCGTTGCAGGGATACGGTCGCTTGCGGAACTAGACGAAACGATCGCAGCAGGTACTGTAGTCAACTTGGGCAACAGAAACGAAGTGACGATTCGAGAGCTCGCCGAAACGATCGTTGACGTTCTGGACAGTCAATCCAGGATCAGCTACCAACCACTCCCACAAGATGACCCATCCCGCAGACGACCGGATCTCACGAGAGCGGAAACCATGCTGGGCTGGTCGCCAAGCATCGATTTGAAGACGGGACTCCAGCATACGACCGATGCCTTCCGCGAGGAAAGCGATCTGCGCGAAATCAATAAGGTGGAGTCGTCAACTATCCTTGCGTAA
- a CDS encoding glycosyltransferase family 2 protein: protein MDSELVSIIVPTYYRNEGLHQMLQSLQAQAYEPIEVIVVDDSGEGYASDVVGDFDEVVYVRLPDNRGAQAARNAGLDIANGEYVWFLDDDDQLRPSAVSKQVAALREHPNAGVTVCGIEFTHGGFHLPTTNPSRPEIERALEFWNGPFRYSTVLVERSLLDRIGPLDESFEGAGDIWMRIELARITDFVAIEEPLVLVAKREQQMEAGENADHLGFSRAALEARWKLFERYEALYDEVDPNVRRFALADAHRLEGLLNLYSCPWSPQAIIAFARTAYYTPSNRPQHLAELAASLFGRSGHKLGQSLRDGVLHRLDRLRGRE, encoded by the coding sequence ATGGATAGTGAGTTAGTTAGTATAATTGTCCCAACATATTATCGGAACGAGGGGCTCCATCAAATGCTCCAGAGTCTACAGGCCCAGGCGTACGAACCAATCGAAGTCATCGTCGTCGATGACTCAGGGGAGGGTTACGCCAGCGATGTGGTCGGCGATTTCGATGAAGTGGTTTACGTCCGATTACCCGATAATCGCGGCGCACAGGCTGCCCGAAACGCCGGACTAGACATTGCGAATGGCGAGTACGTCTGGTTTCTGGACGACGACGACCAACTACGCCCATCAGCAGTCTCGAAGCAGGTTGCGGCGTTACGCGAACACCCGAACGCGGGCGTCACTGTTTGTGGAATTGAATTTACCCATGGAGGGTTCCATTTACCGACAACGAACCCCTCTAGACCAGAAATTGAACGAGCACTCGAATTTTGGAACGGTCCGTTTCGATACTCGACGGTCCTCGTAGAACGGTCCTTGCTCGACAGGATCGGTCCACTCGACGAGTCATTTGAGGGAGCTGGAGACATATGGATGCGGATTGAGCTGGCTAGGATCACGGATTTCGTTGCTATCGAAGAACCCTTAGTACTCGTCGCCAAGCGGGAACAACAGATGGAGGCCGGTGAGAATGCCGACCATCTCGGGTTTTCACGAGCGGCACTTGAGGCACGCTGGAAACTTTTCGAGCGGTACGAGGCACTCTACGACGAGGTTGACCCGAATGTTCGTCGCTTCGCACTTGCCGATGCGCACCGATTGGAGGGGCTCTTGAATCTCTATAGTTGCCCCTGGTCCCCTCAGGCGATTATAGCGTTCGCTCGTACAGCCTACTACACCCCGTCAAATCGCCCTCAACACTTGGCAGAACTCGCTGCCTCTCTTTTCGGGCGGTCGGGCCACAAACTCGGCCAGAGCCTTCGTGACGGAGTGCTCCACCGGTTAGATCGTCTACGAGGACGTGAGTAA
- a CDS encoding lipopolysaccharide biosynthesis protein, with protein sequence MSESDTERVTDVFEQFAHDLGFYTVARFAPAVTSVVALVVFTHAFPPEAYGRYALTLSIAGVLGTACYGWINQAIIRFEPHVEPAALYGNVAWLVTLIGTVFVVLGCVGFVFFGSSLGAFAPFVLAGTAFAVTDGMYHTFKALLQARLESRSAAVYDVVQSVGGLVLAIVVAFVLLDGIIGWLWGAAIASGVAAGALAIQLGFNIDSMHVDAPFARRMARYGFPLIGWLVGLSLLNFGDQVLIELLQGSEATGIYASNYSVAHYGLGLVFEPFVGAVGPVVMNLWDGDNGEELAEAVSDMTRYLLLIGVPAVIGLSALSRVVSGLLLDQSYVEGAVVIPIVAAGLLVWNVALMGQQAIEVKEKTTVLFGGIALVVVVNIAINIPLILVFGYTGAAVATLLSFVLYAVFIFVASRQFIPWRLPRQSIRNVGIASIGLLGPYAAVFSLGGGSIGELIVASVAGTIAYLVTVYFLDELSSDELLKLKRLLTSS encoded by the coding sequence ATGAGTGAATCCGACACCGAGCGCGTGACCGACGTTTTTGAACAGTTCGCTCACGATCTCGGATTCTACACCGTTGCACGGTTCGCCCCCGCAGTGACAAGCGTTGTCGCGCTGGTAGTCTTTACTCATGCATTTCCGCCTGAAGCATATGGCCGGTACGCGCTGACGCTCTCGATCGCGGGTGTTCTCGGAACGGCCTGCTATGGATGGATAAATCAAGCAATAATCCGGTTCGAGCCACACGTCGAGCCGGCAGCACTCTACGGAAACGTCGCGTGGCTCGTTACCCTCATCGGTACGGTGTTCGTTGTTCTCGGGTGCGTCGGATTCGTTTTCTTTGGATCGTCGCTCGGTGCATTCGCTCCCTTTGTGCTCGCCGGTACGGCGTTCGCCGTCACTGACGGGATGTATCACACCTTCAAAGCACTCTTGCAAGCACGTCTCGAATCGAGATCCGCCGCCGTTTACGACGTGGTTCAGTCAGTAGGGGGGTTGGTGCTCGCAATCGTCGTCGCGTTCGTATTGCTCGACGGTATCATTGGGTGGCTTTGGGGTGCCGCAATTGCTTCAGGGGTCGCCGCGGGCGCGCTCGCGATTCAGCTCGGATTCAACATCGATTCGATGCACGTTGATGCCCCGTTTGCGCGTCGAATGGCACGATACGGGTTTCCACTCATTGGGTGGCTTGTCGGGCTGTCACTGCTCAACTTCGGCGATCAAGTACTCATCGAACTTCTCCAGGGAAGCGAAGCCACCGGTATCTATGCATCGAACTACTCAGTTGCCCACTATGGGCTCGGACTCGTATTCGAACCGTTCGTCGGCGCGGTCGGACCTGTGGTGATGAATCTCTGGGACGGAGACAACGGGGAGGAACTCGCCGAGGCTGTCTCCGACATGACTCGATACCTCCTCCTGATCGGGGTCCCTGCGGTGATCGGTCTTTCCGCACTGAGTCGAGTCGTGAGTGGTCTCCTTCTCGATCAATCCTATGTGGAGGGGGCGGTCGTGATTCCGATCGTCGCGGCGGGACTTCTGGTCTGGAACGTGGCTCTGATGGGGCAACAAGCGATCGAAGTCAAGGAGAAAACGACCGTGCTGTTCGGTGGCATCGCCTTGGTCGTGGTGGTTAACATCGCGATAAACATCCCCCTCATCCTCGTGTTCGGATACACTGGTGCGGCCGTTGCAACCCTCCTGAGCTTCGTTCTCTACGCGGTGTTCATCTTCGTCGCTAGTCGGCAATTCATTCCCTGGCGGTTGCCGCGACAGAGTATTCGAAACGTGGGGATTGCCTCAATCGGTCTCCTCGGCCCGTATGCTGCGGTATTCTCGCTTGGAGGGGGTAGCATCGGTGAACTTATCGTCGCCAGCGTAGCTGGCACTATCGCCTATCTGGTCACAGTCTACTTCCTTGATGAATTGAGTTCAGACGAACTCTTGAAGCTCAAACGGTTACTCACGTCCTCGTAG
- a CDS encoding glycoside hydrolase family 26 protein has translation MFFVDALTGTSWIETVVDTHLTRLWNQGHVPMLIWQPYVSPREQTPEDIESQIIDGAFDDTIETWATNLASWVKGGSNRELRRRLYFVPAHEMNGDWNPWSSASSANRGMQTSRSENPADYVVMWRRIHRIFDTTPLDERTIQWVWTPNADETSGVQTERFYPGDEYVDWIGLNGYNYGEINNDSRWRTPEDRFGTMVQRMKRLSDKPLALPEVSSTSYVNGTFRPSRKAEWIERLFSFADDEDIKMVSWYNFDNTGEWESDWAIFGGKHGTSSTQVAGESYRVYDEYKRQVERQSTLNSRTDYSQLLTDDEFAGRF, from the coding sequence GTGTTCTTCGTCGACGCCCTTACGGGGACATCGTGGATCGAGACCGTTGTCGATACCCATCTGACGAGGCTCTGGAACCAGGGACATGTCCCGATGTTGATATGGCAACCATACGTCTCACCACGGGAACAGACACCCGAGGACATCGAATCCCAGATCATTGACGGCGCGTTCGACGATACTATCGAGACGTGGGCGACAAACCTGGCATCGTGGGTCAAAGGAGGGTCGAACCGGGAACTTCGACGACGGTTGTATTTCGTTCCCGCTCACGAAATGAACGGCGACTGGAACCCGTGGAGTTCGGCCTCATCCGCCAACAGGGGGATGCAGACGAGCCGATCCGAGAATCCGGCGGACTACGTAGTAATGTGGCGGCGTATCCACAGAATCTTCGACACCACCCCGCTGGACGAACGCACCATCCAGTGGGTTTGGACGCCCAATGCCGACGAAACCAGCGGCGTTCAGACTGAACGGTTCTACCCGGGCGACGAATACGTCGATTGGATCGGTCTCAACGGTTACAACTACGGCGAAATCAATAACGATTCGCGATGGCGGACACCTGAAGATCGGTTCGGCACGATGGTCCAACGAATGAAACGACTGAGCGACAAACCTCTCGCGCTGCCCGAAGTGAGTTCTACATCGTATGTGAATGGTACTTTCCGACCCAGTCGGAAAGCGGAATGGATAGAACGGTTGTTCTCCTTCGCGGATGACGAGGACATCAAGATGGTGAGTTGGTATAACTTCGATAACACCGGCGAGTGGGAATCCGATTGGGCGATCTTTGGGGGAAAACACGGTACTTCGAGTACCCAAGTGGCTGGCGAGTCATACCGAGTCTACGATGAATACAAACGACAAGTCGAACGGCAATCGACGCTTAATTCACGCACCGACTATTCGCAGCTTCTAACAGACGACGAGTTCGCCGGGCGGTTCTGA
- a CDS encoding glycosyl hydrolase yields MTDNNEKKSGIDRRTVLKTIGATSAFGTVGGLTASPVSAATTPVGELGTTSAGQWDSNGGNWFTLDFEHSYDDPVVVMGPLSTNGEEPAHARLRAVWSGSAEWQIEEWRYMDLTHTKEDISYLVVESGDNEVDGASVHAGTVEVDHEWQSVTFGSTFDQLPVVFTESQTVNGGDPIVTRTKDVTESGFSVRVQGEEARGSHVSEEVGYIAIDGNVDGVFEIGTITSDEAWTPVTATTSYSEPAFVSSMQTTHGGNTAGLRRRKLDASSAEVRVEEEESADDETNHVDETVGYLLGRRGRFDGADGGSSDDGDDGGGNGDDGDDNDGTMNPTFGADFAQHIGEDPSQYYEDWLGRSVLVADEFMKKEAHYHNVPDWKIQPWTNWVAENDERQMAWDLMVHNFTTLEDAANGGINDAVASFGNSLVNNDQENSYIRIVGEFDLGHTINPQTDQEKQWFVEMWREMTDTLRSVSGQDFTIVWNPNYDIRYKGSYAEDTWPGDGYVDMVGIDIYDRNWDQYAGAGEPTRDDHIAAWDRSKAHLDWFRNWADDHEKELCIPEWGVWEHTNSSHGGGDNPYFVQEMYDWMNENDVAWHVYFEQLDKHALYGPETQFPEASSKFKELFG; encoded by the coding sequence ATGACGGACAACAACGAGAAAAAGAGCGGAATTGACAGACGTACAGTTCTCAAAACGATCGGTGCGACGAGTGCATTCGGTACGGTCGGCGGGTTAACGGCGTCCCCCGTTTCTGCCGCCACGACTCCTGTCGGTGAACTCGGAACGACCAGCGCCGGCCAGTGGGATTCGAACGGCGGGAACTGGTTTACCCTGGACTTCGAACATTCGTACGACGATCCCGTGGTGGTGATGGGACCACTCAGTACTAACGGCGAGGAACCTGCGCACGCCCGTCTCCGTGCCGTGTGGTCGGGTTCAGCGGAGTGGCAAATCGAAGAGTGGCGCTATATGGACCTGACCCACACCAAAGAAGACATCAGCTACCTCGTAGTGGAGTCCGGAGATAACGAGGTAGACGGCGCGTCAGTCCATGCTGGAACCGTCGAAGTTGACCACGAATGGCAGTCCGTCACCTTCGGATCCACGTTCGACCAGTTGCCGGTCGTTTTCACCGAATCACAGACCGTCAACGGTGGTGATCCAATAGTAACACGCACCAAAGACGTCACGGAAAGTGGATTCTCCGTCCGCGTCCAAGGAGAGGAGGCACGAGGGAGCCACGTATCTGAGGAAGTGGGCTATATCGCCATTGACGGCAATGTCGATGGTGTATTCGAGATAGGAACGATCACATCGGACGAAGCATGGACACCCGTTACGGCGACCACTTCATACAGCGAGCCAGCGTTCGTCTCATCAATGCAGACGACTCATGGCGGCAACACCGCTGGGCTTCGCCGCCGGAAGCTTGATGCGTCATCGGCTGAAGTGCGTGTCGAAGAGGAAGAGAGCGCAGACGACGAAACGAATCATGTCGACGAGACTGTCGGATACCTGCTTGGGCGACGTGGACGATTTGACGGTGCGGATGGTGGCTCGAGTGATGACGGCGATGACGGTGGAGGCAACGGCGATGACGGTGATGATAACGATGGAACGATGAATCCGACGTTTGGCGCTGACTTTGCCCAACATATCGGTGAAGACCCGAGTCAGTACTACGAGGACTGGCTGGGCCGATCAGTGTTGGTTGCGGACGAGTTCATGAAGAAGGAGGCTCATTACCACAACGTCCCCGACTGGAAGATCCAGCCCTGGACCAACTGGGTCGCCGAGAACGACGAACGACAGATGGCGTGGGACCTGATGGTTCACAACTTCACCACCCTCGAAGATGCTGCGAACGGCGGCATCAACGATGCCGTGGCCTCATTCGGGAATTCACTGGTGAACAACGATCAGGAAAACTCCTATATCCGTATTGTGGGGGAGTTCGACCTCGGGCACACGATCAACCCACAGACCGACCAGGAAAAACAGTGGTTCGTCGAGATGTGGCGTGAGATGACCGATACCTTACGTTCGGTCAGTGGGCAGGATTTCACCATCGTCTGGAATCCCAACTACGATATTCGGTACAAAGGCAGCTACGCGGAGGACACATGGCCTGGCGACGGATACGTTGACATGGTTGGTATCGATATCTACGACCGGAACTGGGACCAGTACGCGGGTGCTGGCGAACCAACCCGTGACGATCACATAGCTGCATGGGACCGCTCGAAAGCGCATCTCGATTGGTTCCGTAACTGGGCCGACGACCACGAAAAGGAGCTGTGCATTCCCGAGTGGGGCGTTTGGGAGCATACGAATTCGTCGCATGGCGGCGGTGACAACCCGTATTTCGTCCAAGAAATGTATGACTGGATGAACGAGAATGACGTGGCGTGGCATGTCTACTTCGAGCAGTTGGACAAACACGCCCTCTACGGACCGGAAACGCAGTTCCCCGAGGCTTCATCCAAATTCAAGGAGTTGTTCGGATAA